Proteins encoded within one genomic window of uncultured Draconibacterium sp.:
- a CDS encoding alpha/beta hydrolase-fold protein, translating into MKPNNKQIVLSVLLILVVNIFSLNAQEIQQRRGVQVVSPEINGDNSVTFRLYSENAQSVAVSGSWMGFGQNLEMKKGEDGVWSAKTATLEPSMYHYNLVLDGVSILDPRNPKAMRDGTRYASTLIIPGEGSEVFEVNDVPHGSINKVWYDSPSLNLTRRMYVYTPPGYEDSKEKYPVLYLLHGGGGDEDAWSSLGRANYILDNLIASGKAKPMIVVMTNGNPNQKTAITETQPIPSDNPLIIATANFPTSLVNDVIPYVESHYRVIANSSNRAIAGLSMGCLHTQIASLNNPEMFKYMGLFSLGLHPKDPNLEEIMKPLIAAYDKNLETLKKNYKLFYIGCGTEDFVYEGVQNLRKKLDDNNFEYLYNETGGGHTWANWRTYLSDYAPRLFK; encoded by the coding sequence ATGAAACCGAATAATAAACAAATCGTTTTATCAGTCTTACTGATTTTAGTAGTAAATATCTTTAGTCTTAACGCACAGGAAATTCAACAACGAAGAGGAGTTCAGGTTGTTTCTCCCGAAATAAACGGAGATAACAGCGTAACTTTCCGTTTGTATTCTGAAAATGCTCAATCGGTTGCCGTTAGCGGAAGTTGGATGGGATTTGGCCAGAATCTTGAAATGAAAAAAGGAGAGGATGGCGTGTGGTCGGCAAAAACGGCGACTTTGGAACCATCGATGTATCACTACAATCTAGTTCTCGACGGAGTAAGTATTCTCGATCCGCGAAATCCAAAAGCAATGCGCGACGGAACACGTTATGCAAGTACTTTGATCATTCCGGGAGAGGGTTCTGAAGTTTTTGAGGTAAACGACGTTCCTCATGGTTCGATCAATAAAGTTTGGTACGATTCGCCGTCTTTGAATCTCACACGCAGAATGTATGTATATACACCTCCGGGTTACGAAGACAGCAAGGAAAAATATCCGGTTTTATACCTGCTTCACGGCGGTGGTGGCGACGAAGACGCCTGGAGTTCGCTGGGACGTGCAAATTATATTCTCGACAATCTGATTGCTTCGGGAAAAGCCAAACCGATGATTGTGGTGATGACCAACGGAAATCCAAATCAGAAAACTGCCATTACCGAAACGCAACCTATTCCGTCGGATAATCCACTGATTATTGCTACTGCCAATTTCCCAACCAGTTTGGTGAATGATGTGATTCCTTATGTGGAAAGTCATTACCGCGTAATTGCGAACAGTTCGAATCGCGCCATTGCCGGTTTGTCGATGGGATGTTTGCACACGCAGATTGCCTCGCTAAACAACCCGGAAATGTTTAAATACATGGGATTGTTCAGTCTCGGTTTACATCCAAAAGATCCTAACCTGGAGGAAATTATGAAACCCTTAATTGCAGCTTACGATAAAAATCTGGAAACCTTGAAAAAGAATTACAAGCTTTTCTACATCGGTTGCGGTACAGAAGATTTCGTGTATGAGGGTGTTCAGAATCTTCGCAAAAAACTGGATGATAATAATTTCGAATACTTGTATAACGAAACAGGAGGTGGCCATACCTGGGCCAACTGGAGAACCTATTTGTCGGATTATGCACCGCGTCTTTTTAAATAA
- a CDS encoding alpha/beta hydrolase-fold protein: protein MKHKFTIKQLLVLVLGVLLMSAVHAQEIQQRRGVQVVSPEIGDNNTVTFRLYAEDAESVTVSGSWLGMGENLEMKKGSDGVWLATTKVLEPSMYHYNFILDGVSIIDPRNPKALRDGTRYASTLIVPGKGSDVFEVQDVPHGTIHKVWYDSPTLGLYRRMLVYTPAGYENSKEKYPVLYLLHGGGGDEEAWSSLGRANNILDNLIAAGKAKPMLVVMTNGNELQTSSVTEWPTNTNVVDRGSARGGETREQTVDRVTKFPNSLVKDVIPYVEKHFRVIANSENRAIAGLSMGSMQTQITTMTNPGFFEYIGCFSLGIHFNDQFEIVSNEILIPGYDKYLETMDNKLFYTGCGTEDFCYEGVQTLRKKLDEHNFEYVYNETGGGHTWANWRTYLSDYAPRLFK, encoded by the coding sequence ATGAAACACAAATTTACAATCAAACAATTGCTTGTTTTAGTCTTGGGAGTTTTATTAATGTCTGCTGTTCACGCACAGGAAATTCAACAACGAAGAGGAGTTCAGGTCGTTTCTCCGGAAATTGGAGACAATAACACGGTTACTTTCCGGCTTTATGCTGAAGACGCAGAATCGGTAACAGTTAGCGGAAGTTGGCTGGGAATGGGCGAAAACCTTGAAATGAAAAAGGGAAGCGACGGCGTTTGGTTGGCAACAACAAAAGTGTTGGAACCATCCATGTATCACTACAACTTTATTCTCGATGGAGTGAGTATAATTGATCCACGAAATCCAAAAGCTTTGCGCGACGGAACCCGATATGCCAGTACTTTGATCGTTCCCGGAAAAGGATCGGATGTTTTTGAAGTTCAGGATGTACCACACGGTACCATTCATAAAGTTTGGTACGATTCGCCAACACTCGGTTTATACCGCAGAATGTTGGTTTACACTCCGGCTGGCTACGAGAATAGCAAGGAAAAATACCCTGTTTTGTACCTGCTTCACGGAGGCGGTGGCGATGAGGAAGCCTGGTCGTCGCTTGGTCGTGCCAACAATATTTTGGATAACCTGATTGCTGCAGGAAAAGCAAAGCCAATGTTGGTTGTAATGACAAATGGCAACGAGCTTCAAACATCGTCGGTAACAGAGTGGCCAACAAATACAAATGTAGTTGATCGTGGCTCGGCTCGTGGCGGTGAAACACGCGAACAAACCGTTGACCGTGTTACAAAATTTCCTAACAGTTTGGTGAAGGATGTAATTCCTTACGTTGAAAAACATTTCCGAGTGATTGCAAACAGTGAAAATCGTGCAATCGCTGGCTTGTCGATGGGTTCGATGCAAACGCAAATCACCACTATGACTAATCCGGGTTTCTTCGAGTACATCGGTTGTTTTAGCCTTGGAATTCACTTTAACGACCAGTTTGAGATTGTATCAAATGAAATCCTTATTCCGGGTTACGACAAGTATTTGGAAACAATGGATAACAAACTGTTTTATACCGGTTGTGGAACAGAAGATTTCTGCTACGAAGGGGTACAGACGCTGCGTAAAAAGCTCGATGAACACAACTTCGAATACGTGTACAACGAAACCGGCGGCGGACATACCTGGGCAAACTGGAGAACCTATTTGTCGGATTATGCACCTCGCTTATTCAAATAA
- a CDS encoding dienelactone hydrolase family protein — translation MKKVNVILTTLLILLIVFNPEISKGQRYKAGPQDMTFFSSVDESNQPYAIYIPENFDETKEYPLVVFLHGALSNHRLGLRRVFGKGNIQGPDFGTPGFVPAQNDLEVTRFYPELNPVDYIVVVPFARGTAGYQGIPEQDVFDMLADVKSKFSIDENRMYLTGLSMGGGGTLWIGLTHPDMWAAIAPVCPAPPAGTDELAMNAFNIPVHLFVGDRDNLMTRADAWNKDFKANDVDVKYIIYPGIAHNSWEYAYKDGFIFDWFAQFERNPFPEEVRFTTSAFKYDKAYWVNIDNLTPGVQASIIAKFTGKNEIEVTTSELTGFTLNLDGHSQFDATSKVNVTVDGKTFSVKSPGAISFLMADGEWENRKFTPNRFSKQKGLEGPISEALADNHVYVYGTQGEPSPEEQQARMAQATYASDWAYQRAFGGRIMIFPRMVADNGVRQSDYETSNLVLFGTAATNSIIKKYEERLPVQLNEDAEGYGLVYIYPMNGRYVVVNSGLPWWTPPAKTEEVRGMRLSSGRGSLLDAYPDFILFKDTPDNVISKGYFDENWDIPEAEKLKLKASGVVTLK, via the coding sequence ATGAAAAAAGTAAATGTTATTCTAACCACCCTGCTAATACTGTTAATAGTATTTAATCCGGAGATTTCTAAAGGCCAGCGTTACAAGGCCGGGCCACAGGATATGACCTTTTTTTCATCGGTTGATGAATCAAATCAACCCTACGCAATTTATATTCCTGAGAATTTTGATGAAACGAAAGAATACCCGCTTGTGGTGTTTTTGCACGGTGCACTGTCGAATCATCGTTTGGGATTGCGTCGTGTTTTTGGTAAAGGGAATATTCAGGGGCCGGACTTTGGTACACCCGGATTTGTTCCGGCACAAAACGATCTGGAAGTTACCCGGTTTTATCCTGAACTCAATCCTGTGGATTATATAGTTGTTGTTCCTTTTGCACGAGGTACCGCAGGTTACCAGGGAATTCCCGAACAGGATGTTTTTGATATGCTGGCTGATGTAAAAAGTAAATTTTCTATCGATGAAAACCGTATGTACCTTACCGGTTTGTCGATGGGCGGTGGCGGAACACTTTGGATTGGATTAACGCATCCTGATATGTGGGCGGCAATAGCGCCCGTTTGCCCGGCTCCTCCTGCCGGAACTGATGAATTGGCAATGAATGCATTTAATATTCCTGTGCACTTGTTTGTAGGCGACCGCGATAATTTAATGACAAGAGCAGATGCCTGGAATAAAGATTTTAAAGCTAACGATGTAGATGTAAAATACATTATCTATCCGGGAATTGCACATAACAGTTGGGAATATGCCTATAAAGATGGTTTTATTTTTGATTGGTTTGCACAGTTCGAACGTAATCCGTTTCCCGAAGAGGTGCGGTTTACAACCAGTGCTTTTAAGTACGACAAAGCATACTGGGTGAATATCGATAATCTTACACCCGGTGTGCAAGCCTCCATTATTGCAAAATTTACAGGAAAAAATGAAATAGAAGTAACAACATCTGAGCTTACAGGATTCACGCTGAATCTTGACGGACATTCGCAGTTTGATGCTACTTCAAAAGTAAATGTAACGGTAGATGGAAAAACATTCTCAGTGAAATCTCCTGGTGCCATTTCATTCTTAATGGCGGATGGCGAATGGGAGAACAGGAAATTTACTCCAAACCGGTTCTCGAAACAAAAAGGTTTGGAAGGCCCGATTTCTGAAGCCTTGGCAGATAATCATGTTTATGTTTACGGAACGCAGGGAGAACCTTCGCCGGAAGAACAGCAGGCCAGAATGGCACAGGCAACTTATGCTTCCGACTGGGCTTACCAACGTGCTTTTGGCGGACGGATTATGATTTTTCCGAGAATGGTTGCAGACAACGGCGTGCGTCAAAGCGATTACGAAACATCGAACCTGGTGTTATTTGGTACAGCGGCAACAAACAGCATTATAAAAAAATACGAAGAACGGTTGCCAGTTCAACTAAACGAAGATGCGGAAGGGTATGGTTTGGTTTATATTTATCCGATGAATGGTCGTTACGTAGTAGTTAATTCGGGCTTGCCATGGTGGACTCCGCCTGCAAAAACCGAAGAAGTCAGAGGCATGAGATTGTCGAGCGGTAGAGGAAGTTTACTCGATGCATATCCCGATTTTATTCTGTTTAAAGACACGCCTGATAACGTTATCAGTAAAGGGTATTTTGATGAGAATTGGGATATTCCGGAAGCTGAAAAGTTAAAACTGAAAGCATCGGGAGTAGTAACCCTGAAATAG
- a CDS encoding alpha/beta hydrolase-fold protein: protein MKRITKILKLHLFLCCIATAAYAQPNRRIITSPEILPDNRVTINLLAPQANNVKLLGSWMANSFAGENMTKQSDGVWTYTTTEPLKEDLYRYSFLVDGVKTLDPNNIKQLRDNSNYFSYFILPGELSDLYKMNDVPHGTVLNIWYDSPVLEMKHRRMYVYTPPGYEKSTKRYPVLYLLHGVFSDEEGWIEIGRAVNILDNLIAKGKAEPMILVLTNGNYFQHASPNDITPPNINIMEGIYKYAGKFEESLVKDIVPFVDNNFRTLANSENRAIAGFSMGGGQATYTALTYPGRFAWVGSFSGAFVVWPNVRPAPDVNDIDLNALENKVFPNLDASINSKLKLLYLTIGTKDPLLDPQHEVRNWFREKGIQFEDIETEGYAHVWGYWRMNLVDFTSKIFK from the coding sequence ATGAAACGTATTACCAAAATTTTGAAGTTACACTTGTTTTTATGCTGCATTGCTACAGCTGCTTATGCACAACCTAACCGACGGATAATAACTTCACCTGAGATTTTACCGGACAATCGTGTTACTATAAATCTCCTCGCTCCGCAAGCTAATAATGTAAAGTTGCTTGGTAGCTGGATGGCAAATTCATTCGCCGGGGAAAACATGACAAAACAAAGTGACGGAGTGTGGACCTATACAACTACTGAGCCGTTAAAAGAAGATCTGTATCGTTATTCATTTCTGGTTGACGGAGTGAAAACGCTCGATCCCAACAATATCAAACAGCTTCGCGACAACAGCAACTATTTCAGCTATTTTATTCTGCCCGGAGAATTATCCGATTTGTATAAAATGAATGACGTTCCCCACGGGACGGTTTTAAATATTTGGTACGATTCTCCTGTTCTTGAAATGAAGCATCGCCGGATGTATGTTTATACGCCTCCGGGCTACGAAAAGTCAACAAAAAGATATCCTGTTTTGTACCTGCTTCATGGTGTTTTTAGCGATGAAGAAGGCTGGATTGAAATTGGCAGGGCAGTAAATATTCTGGACAACCTTATTGCAAAGGGAAAAGCCGAACCAATGATTCTGGTGCTGACAAACGGCAATTATTTTCAGCATGCTTCGCCGAATGATATAACGCCCCCGAATATAAACATTATGGAAGGCATTTATAAATACGCCGGCAAGTTTGAAGAAAGTCTGGTAAAAGATATTGTTCCGTTTGTTGATAACAATTTCAGGACGTTGGCAAACAGCGAGAATCGCGCTATTGCCGGTTTCTCAATGGGAGGCGGACAGGCAACTTACACTGCACTAACTTATCCCGGCCGGTTTGCGTGGGTGGGCTCGTTTAGCGGTGCATTTGTGGTTTGGCCCAATGTACGTCCTGCTCCCGATGTTAACGACATTGACCTGAATGCACTCGAAAATAAAGTTTTCCCAAATCTTGATGCCTCGATTAATTCGAAATTGAAACTCTTATACCTGACTATTGGAACAAAAGATCCCTTGCTTGATCCGCAACATGAAGTTCGCAACTGGTTCAGGGAAAAAGGTATTCAGTTTGAAGATATAGAGACCGAAGGTTATGCGCATGTTTGGGGCTACTGGAGAATGAATTTGGTTGATTTTACATCAAAGATATTTAAGTGA
- a CDS encoding alpha/beta hydrolase-fold protein: MLNKHLILFFFLFAIFQLNAQQAHINLDWAPQRAGGSLTPFMANTISPEVSDDHMVTFRLKAPEAKEVTVSGTVMRGLKSNDPIKLTKGDDGLWSATVGPVTPEIYKYNYVVDGVRIVDPANTYVGFANQPGYSVLVVHGDGPAWYDAKDVPHGLITRHIYQSDVTNGQREMYVYTPPGYDKSKKYPVLYLFGGSGEEASTWMLTGRVNFIMDNMIAAGTAVPMIIAMPNNQVVHRMNPKHTEISFPKFNDEMLQEVIPLVEASYSVKADKHNRAISGLSMGGRHAQIIGLNNLDVFGSIGILSAAESLDLIKPGVLDDPKINDKIDYLFIGAGTNETTPDSRQTQLHQTFEEKNIEHEYYIGSAGAHDFITWKHLLYYKFLPKLFKTN, translated from the coding sequence ATGCTTAATAAACATCTTATCTTATTCTTTTTCCTGTTCGCAATTTTTCAATTGAATGCCCAGCAGGCGCATATTAACCTCGATTGGGCGCCACAACGAGCAGGTGGAAGCCTGACGCCGTTTATGGCCAACACAATCTCTCCCGAGGTTTCTGATGATCACATGGTCACTTTCCGTTTGAAAGCGCCTGAAGCAAAAGAAGTAACAGTTTCAGGAACCGTAATGCGTGGTTTGAAAAGTAACGATCCTATAAAGCTAACCAAAGGAGACGATGGTTTATGGAGTGCTACTGTTGGTCCGGTAACGCCCGAAATATACAAATACAACTATGTTGTGGATGGTGTTCGTATTGTTGATCCGGCCAACACTTATGTTGGATTTGCCAACCAACCGGGTTACAGCGTGTTGGTTGTTCATGGCGACGGACCGGCCTGGTACGATGCCAAAGATGTTCCACACGGATTGATAACACGCCATATTTACCAGTCGGATGTAACAAACGGACAGCGCGAAATGTATGTTTACACACCTCCCGGTTACGACAAATCGAAAAAATATCCGGTGCTCTACTTATTTGGAGGTTCCGGCGAAGAAGCCTCAACCTGGATGTTGACCGGCCGTGTGAATTTTATTATGGACAATATGATCGCTGCCGGAACAGCTGTTCCAATGATTATTGCCATGCCGAATAACCAGGTGGTGCACCGTATGAACCCAAAACACACCGAGATTAGTTTTCCGAAGTTTAACGACGAAATGCTGCAGGAAGTAATTCCTTTGGTGGAAGCCAGTTACAGCGTAAAAGCTGACAAACACAACCGGGCCATTTCCGGATTGTCGATGGGCGGCCGTCATGCGCAAATCATCGGTTTAAATAACCTTGATGTTTTTGGTTCCATCGGGATTTTAAGTGCTGCAGAATCTTTGGATCTGATTAAACCGGGAGTCCTTGATGATCCGAAAATCAACGATAAAATTGATTACTTATTTATTGGCGCGGGAACCAACGAAACTACACCTGATTCGCGTCAAACACAATTGCACCAAACATTTGAAGAGAAAAATATCGAGCACGAATATTATATCGGCAGTGCCGGTGCACACGATTTTATCACCTGGAAACACTTGTTGTATTACAAGTTTCTTCCAAAACTTTTTAAAACGAACTAA
- a CDS encoding alpha/beta hydrolase-fold protein has protein sequence MKKYIISLIALFLCAGAFAQEIGNFMGRERVVSPEIGDNGITFRYSAPYADDVKLTGGFAPTEKRETPFGEMDMPGNIDMKKGENGLWSVTVPLPEPELYTYSFIVDGVSVNDPNNIFMQRDGTRYLSVLLVPGELTENYFEANERGNLNQVWYDSPTLGMTRRLFVYTPYGYADSKDKYPVLYLLHGAGGDEDAWSTMGRACQILDNLIEKGLAKPMICVMPNGNPTQYAARTLMIDEKPRENNDPGAGTMSNDYPKSIVEDIVPFIEKTYRVDAKPKSRAIAGLSMGGGHTIATSLMYPGFFDYICPLSMGIGGMRFGNSEVDEEEMMNNYKKQFTALNNEGYKLYFLACGDSDFLFESAKNLDKMLTDTGCEHTFFVTPGGHTWSNWRIYLNTFAPKLFK, from the coding sequence ATGAAAAAATATATAATCTCGTTAATAGCCCTGTTTCTTTGTGCAGGAGCATTTGCCCAGGAGATAGGAAATTTCATGGGTCGCGAACGTGTTGTTTCGCCCGAAATTGGAGACAATGGAATTACTTTCCGTTATTCGGCTCCTTATGCTGATGATGTAAAACTTACAGGTGGGTTTGCGCCTACTGAAAAAAGAGAAACTCCGTTTGGAGAGATGGATATGCCGGGAAATATTGATATGAAAAAAGGCGAAAACGGATTGTGGTCGGTAACAGTGCCGCTACCTGAGCCTGAGCTTTACACTTACAGTTTTATAGTTGACGGAGTGAGCGTAAACGACCCCAACAACATTTTTATGCAACGCGACGGTACCCGTTATTTGAGCGTGTTGCTGGTTCCGGGAGAATTGACTGAAAACTATTTCGAAGCCAACGAACGCGGTAACCTTAACCAGGTTTGGTACGATTCGCCAACATTGGGAATGACGCGTCGTTTGTTTGTATACACACCTTACGGTTACGCCGACAGCAAAGACAAATATCCGGTGCTTTACCTGTTGCACGGAGCCGGTGGCGACGAAGATGCATGGAGTACCATGGGACGTGCCTGCCAGATTCTGGATAACCTGATTGAAAAAGGATTGGCTAAACCGATGATTTGTGTAATGCCAAACGGAAACCCAACTCAATATGCTGCACGTACTTTAATGATCGATGAAAAACCAAGAGAAAACAACGATCCCGGAGCAGGAACGATGAGTAACGATTATCCAAAAAGTATTGTGGAAGACATTGTTCCTTTCATTGAAAAAACTTACCGTGTTGATGCCAAACCAAAATCGCGCGCCATTGCCGGTCTTTCAATGGGTGGTGGTCACACTATTGCAACTTCATTAATGTATCCCGGATTTTTCGATTACATCTGCCCATTGAGTATGGGAATTGGTGGAATGCGTTTTGGCAATAGTGAAGTTGATGAGGAAGAGATGATGAATAATTATAAAAAGCAATTTACGGCACTAAATAATGAAGGCTATAAATTGTACTTTCTGGCTTGTGGTGATTCTGATTTCCTTTTTGAATCAGCTAAAAATCTGGACAAAATGCTTACCGATACCGGTTGTGAGCACACGTTTTTTGTAACTCCGGGTGGACATACCTGGTCGAACTGGCGTATTTACCTGAATACTTTTGCACCTAAGCTTTTTAAATAG
- a CDS encoding alpha/beta hydrolase-fold protein, whose translation MKKKLFLALFCFFVVLGVNAQELANFMGRAPVVSPEFGEETVTFRISAPDAKLVRLYGSWMEARNSSVNMMKDADGLWSVSVPTPSPELYTYNFIVDGLVVNDALNVFMQRDGTRYLSVLLVPGELTENYFEANEHGNLTKVWYDSPTLGINRRMFVYTPYGYKTSGEDYPVLYLLHGGGGDEDAWSTMGRARQILDNLIEKGLAKPMICVMPNGNPGQQAAKTQMLEEKPFDYRNEATRNDYINSLVKDIIPYIEDHYRVIAKPEGRAVSGLSMGGGHTTSVTVNYPGVFDYILPLSSGMRGEADVIDPQLQKIKAAGYKLYWVGCGKDDFLAYESSVNLDKALTRIGMEHTFFVTEGGHTWANWRIYLNTFAPLLFK comes from the coding sequence ATGAAGAAAAAACTTTTCCTTGCACTATTTTGCTTCTTTGTGGTTCTTGGTGTTAATGCCCAGGAATTAGCAAATTTTATGGGACGTGCACCCGTAGTTTCTCCGGAATTTGGAGAAGAAACTGTGACTTTCCGAATTTCAGCACCCGATGCTAAATTAGTACGACTTTATGGCTCGTGGATGGAAGCCCGAAATTCATCTGTAAATATGATGAAAGATGCCGACGGCCTTTGGTCGGTAAGTGTTCCAACTCCATCGCCAGAGCTTTATACTTACAATTTTATTGTAGATGGTTTGGTAGTAAATGATGCGCTTAACGTTTTTATGCAGCGCGACGGAACCCGCTATTTAAGTGTTTTGTTGGTTCCGGGTGAACTCACCGAAAATTATTTCGAGGCCAACGAACACGGAAACCTTACGAAAGTTTGGTACGATTCGCCAACATTGGGTATCAACCGTCGCATGTTTGTTTACACGCCTTACGGTTACAAAACCAGTGGCGAAGATTACCCTGTTTTATACTTGTTACACGGTGGTGGTGGCGATGAAGATGCCTGGAGTACCATGGGGCGAGCCCGTCAGATTTTGGATAACCTGATTGAAAAAGGATTGGCAAAACCAATGATTTGTGTAATGCCAAACGGAAATCCGGGTCAGCAGGCAGCAAAAACACAAATGCTTGAGGAAAAACCATTTGATTACCGCAACGAGGCAACACGTAATGATTACATTAACAGTTTGGTAAAAGACATTATTCCTTACATCGAAGATCATTACCGCGTAATTGCCAAACCTGAGGGCAGGGCAGTTTCCGGTCTTTCAATGGGTGGCGGACATACAACCTCGGTTACTGTAAATTATCCGGGAGTATTCGATTATATTCTTCCGTTAAGCTCAGGAATGAGAGGCGAAGCTGATGTTATTGATCCTCAGCTTCAGAAAATTAAAGCGGCCGGTTATAAATTGTACTGGGTTGGCTGTGGAAAAGACGATTTTCTGGCATACGAAAGCAGTGTGAATCTTGATAAAGCGCTTACCCGCATCGGAATGGAGCATACATTCTTTGTTACTGAAGGTGGTCACACCTGGGCTAACTGGCGGATTTATCTGAATACTTTTGCTCCGCTACTTTTTAAATAG
- a CDS encoding amidohydrolase family protein has product MKKLFLLTFLLFGTFAFVLGQNDEKVTHLPVFDVHVHVMKMNSSFISGPLCPWFLSNMPGADPQEEFGMDDVFKSDCLDPLPPATSDEELKAEITGRIKAMNMTMVCFGDPGVIRSWMAEVPEGRIIPGISPGQLTVEQFRDSLESGFYKYMSEVAPQYEGMSPSDMSLDPYFAVAEELGIPAGIHMGTGGNGMTNITNKNYRASLGDPFLLEDLLARHPKLKICVQHAGYPMIDHMLALMGANAYVYVDISGMIWSYPLDDVHEYIKRLVRGGFGKRIMYGTDFMTWPRMIETSMGVIEHAQYLSEDQKRDILFNNAARFFRMNDSDFDWPE; this is encoded by the coding sequence ATGAAAAAACTATTCTTATTAACCTTTTTATTATTTGGCACTTTTGCATTTGTATTGGGCCAAAACGACGAAAAAGTAACTCATTTACCTGTTTTTGACGTACATGTGCACGTAATGAAAATGAATTCCAGTTTTATTTCAGGTCCCTTGTGTCCGTGGTTTTTAAGCAATATGCCCGGTGCCGATCCGCAAGAAGAATTTGGAATGGACGATGTATTTAAATCAGACTGTCTTGATCCGCTTCCGCCTGCAACCAGCGATGAAGAGCTAAAAGCTGAAATTACCGGTCGTATCAAAGCTATGAATATGACTATGGTTTGTTTTGGCGATCCTGGAGTTATCCGCAGTTGGATGGCAGAAGTTCCTGAAGGCCGGATTATTCCGGGAATCAGTCCCGGACAATTGACTGTTGAGCAATTCCGCGATTCACTGGAAAGTGGCTTTTACAAATACATGTCTGAAGTTGCTCCTCAGTACGAGGGAATGTCGCCCAGCGATATGTCGCTTGACCCTTATTTTGCCGTTGCTGAAGAGTTGGGTATTCCTGCCGGAATTCATATGGGAACCGGAGGCAATGGAATGACCAACATTACAAACAAAAATTACCGTGCTTCGTTAGGTGATCCGTTTCTTTTGGAAGATCTGCTGGCACGCCATCCAAAGTTAAAAATCTGTGTTCAACACGCCGGTTATCCGATGATAGATCATATGCTTGCCTTGATGGGAGCTAATGCATATGTATATGTTGATATTTCTGGAATGATCTGGAGTTATCCGCTCGACGATGTTCATGAATATATAAAAAGACTGGTGCGGGGAGGTTTTGGCAAACGTATTATGTACGGAACCGATTTTATGACCTGGCCACGAATGATAGAAACTTCAATGGGAGTGATTGAACATGCTCAGTATTTATCAGAAGACCAGAAACGCGATATTTTATTCAATAATGCTGCCCGCTTTTTCCGCATGAATGACAGTGATTTCGACTGGCCTGAATAA
- a CDS encoding nucleoside hydrolase-like domain-containing protein, producing the protein MKNLIITVFLVFFAFAFQLNAQQKPRTIVTTDGEVDDMDSFIRFLLYTNNLDIEGLVYCSSQWHYKGDGKGTAFVSEMEMTKRIYGERTDLRWPGTTWMQELIDKYSVVYPNLIQHDPDNDKLNYKWWNYTEVGTYPKAVEVKSAAQKQVKIRIPADAQAGETIHMILEVSDEEYA; encoded by the coding sequence ATGAAAAACCTGATAATCACTGTTTTTCTAGTGTTTTTCGCTTTTGCTTTTCAACTAAATGCACAGCAGAAACCGCGCACCATTGTAACCACCGATGGCGAAGTGGATGATATGGATTCGTTTATTCGCTTTTTGCTTTACACCAATAATTTAGATATTGAAGGCCTTGTTTACTGCAGTTCGCAGTGGCATTACAAGGGCGATGGCAAAGGCACTGCTTTCGTATCGGAAATGGAAATGACCAAACGCATTTACGGCGAACGAACCGATTTGCGCTGGCCCGGAACTACCTGGATGCAGGAACTGATTGACAAGTATTCAGTTGTTTATCCCAACCTTATTCAGCACGATCCTGATAATGACAAGCTTAACTACAAGTGGTGGAATTATACCGAGGTTGGTACTTATCCTAAAGCTGTTGAAGTTAAATCAGCAGCCCAAAAACAGGTAAAAATCCGAATACCGGCTGATGCCCAGGCAGGTGAAACCATTCATATGATATTAGAAGTTTCTGACGAGGAATATGCTTAA